The Acidobacteriota bacterium genome segment CGGCGGTCGGTCGTCTGGCTGATGGGGGTCCGGCGCGCCGGGAAGACGGTGCTGGCCGGCTCCCTTCCCGGGTTCGAGTACCTGGACTGCGAGCTGCCTCGCGTCCGTCGCCTGATGGACGACCCCGAGGGCTTCCTCGCGGGCCTTCGCGGGCGTCGCGCGATCGTCCTCGACGAGGTGCATCGTCTCCAGGATCCCGCGGCGGTGCTGAAGATCGCCGCGGACCACTTCCCGAATGTTCGCGTCCTGGCCACCGGGTCTTCCACTCTCGGGGCGTCGGCGCGGTTTCGGGACACGCTCGCCGGGCGCAAGGCGGAGGTGTGGCTCACACCCATGTGCCACGCCGACCTCTTGGCGTTCGGAAACTCCGACCTGGGACACCGCTGCCTCCACGGCGGACTCCCCGGCTTCTTCCTCGCGAAGCGCGTGCCCGAGGCCGACTTCCAGGAATGGATGGACGCGTTCTGGGCGAAAGACGTCCTGGAACTTTTCCGTCTGGAGAGGCGGGCCTCCTTCCACCGCTTCGCGGAGCTCGTCTTCGCGGGGAGCGGCGGCATCTTCGAGGCGACGAAGTTCGCCCGGCCGTGCGAGGTGAGCCGCCAGACGATCATGAACTACCTGTCCGTTCTCGAGGCGACCTTCGTGGTCCA includes the following:
- a CDS encoding ATP-binding protein, producing MVKRPFWERRIRSAFRRRSVVWLMGVRRAGKTVLAGSLPGFEYLDCELPRVRRLMDDPEGFLAGLRGRRAIVLDEVHRLQDPAAVLKIAADHFPNVRVLATGSSTLGASARFRDTLAGRKAEVWLTPMCHADLLAFGNSDLGHRCLHGGLPGFFLAKRVPEADFQEWMDAFWAKDVLELFRLERRASFHRFAELVFAGSGGIFEATKFARPCEVSRQTIMNYLSVLEATFVVHVVRPFSGGTSAEIVAAPRVYAFDTGFVCQHRGWRDLRREDLGALFEHLVLNELHAFLGSRGSIRYWRSKAGPEVDFVLDRPGRPVAIECKWSAGSFEPGGIQSFRRRHPGPVNLVVAADVDRPFERRYGSMRVRFVGLGDLAGPLARGRSVT